A region from the Corticium candelabrum chromosome 14, ooCorCand1.1, whole genome shotgun sequence genome encodes:
- the LOC134189354 gene encoding magnesium transporter NIPA2-like has translation MLGTILLMLVLSVGSSTVVHQVSNSLPFTSTPTSGVLGVLMTPSPNHSLLVRSNSSIDHSGMNTSNKSDFYIGLGLALSSTVFIGSSFIVKKKGLLRVARSSGGRAGSGGFAYLKEWLWWIGLITMIAGEVANFSAYAFAPAVLVTPLGALSVIVSAFLASILLEERLNLHGKVGSLLCLLGSTVIVINAPDEQQLDTMVEIKERIADAAFLTYAAIAIVVSLVLIIYYAPRYGKTNLMVYIAICSLIGSLSVTFCKGLGVAIKQTFRGQSQAGNWLTWLFVLGVAGCVITQMNYLNKALDIFNTSMVTPIYYVMFTTFTIISSAIFFKEWQDLDPKQVLGVLCGFTTIVTGVFLIHAFKDLKFSISDLPFFHKDSQQKWLEAMGGLRMSQLAANDEVDHLDELRKRQQELGEFGDEISLGSDDDEPTDEMSKLQPNGNVSRS, from the exons ATGCTCGGCACAATATTACTGATGTTAGTCTTGAGCGTTGGATCGAGTACAGTTGTTCATCAAGTTTCAAACTCTCTCCCATTCACGTCCACGCCCACATCTG GTGTTCTCGGAGTTCTGATGACTCCTAGTCCTAACCATTCGCTGTTGGTAAGAAGTAACAGCTCCATCGATCATTCTGGGATGAATACTAGCAACAAATCAGATTTCTACATCGGATTGGGTTTGGCTTTGAGTTCGACCGTCTTCATTGGGTCTAGTTTTATAGTAAAGAAGAAGGGGCTGTTGAGAGTTGCGAGGTCGTCCGGTGGACGAGCCG GGAGTGGAGGCTTTGCTTACTTGAAGGAATGGCTGTGGTGGATTGGATTGATTACAA TGATTGCTGGTGAAGTGGCTAACTTCTCAGCGTATGCATTTGCTCCTGCTGTTCTTGTGACTCCCTTAGGAGCTCTAAGTGTAATAGTAAG tgcaTTCCTGGCATCAATTCTTCTTGAGGAACGACTCAATTTGCATGGTAAAGTTGGGTCTCTGCTGTGTCTTCTTGGCTCTACGGTGATTGTAATAAATGCCCCTGATGAGCAGCAGCTGGATACAATGGTAGAAATTAAAGAGAGAATAGCAGATGCAG CCTTTCTGACGTATGCCGCCATCGCTATTGTTGTATCACTTGTACTGATCATTTATTATGCACCTCGTTATGGCAAGACGAATTTGATGGTGTACATCGCAATCTGCTCACTGATTGGCTCGTTATCGGTGACGTTTTGCAAGGGTTTGGGTGTGGCCATAAAACAGACGTTTCGCGGTCAGAGCCAAGCAGGCAACTGGTTGACATGGTTGTTTGTGCTGGGTGTGGCCGGCTGTGTCATCACACAAATGAATTACCTCAACAAAGCATTGGACATTTTCAACACATCAATGGTGACTCCAATCTACTACGTCATGTTTACGACGTTTACAATTATATCGTCAGCCATCTTCTTCAAGGAATGGCAGGACCTCGACCCCAAGCAGGTGCTTGGTGTACTCTGTGGGTTTACAACTATTGTGACCGGCGTCTTTCTAATCCATGCATTCAAGGACCTCAAATTTAGCATTTCTGACTTGCCATTTTTTCATAAAGATTCGCAGCAGAAATGGCTCGAAGCAATGGGCGGTCTAAGAATGTCTCAGCTGGCGGCTAACGATGAGGTTGACCATCTTGATGAGCTGAGAAAGCGCCAGCAAGAGTTGGGTGAATTTGGGGATGAAATCAGTTTGggcagtgatgatgatgaaccCACAGATGAAATGTCAAAGTTACAGCCAAATGGAAATGTATCGCGTTCTTGA
- the LOC134190116 gene encoding ragulator complex protein LAMTOR1-like, producing MGNCCDGDTKVNDPNSESDERSTLLQNPASSHSRGTTSASKPILVDHSLEGTSASSAARSSEQSALSRILHETATNVVDVSAMSPHSIEQQEYMDRARQYKTRMSSFTGSGSFIAPVSLPDTGLSPYEVLSKPPVSSSDIRFIQDASTHVTASLVQFEVKQTEPLVVPFGVA from the exons ATGGGAAATTGCTGCGATGGAGACACAAAAGTAAACGACCCA AATTCTGAAAGCGATGAGCGTTCAACTCTTCTACAAAATCCGGCGTCAAGTCATTCTCGGGGGACAACGTCAGCAAGCAAACCGATTTTAGT AGATCATAGTTTGGAAGGAACGTCTGCGTCGTCGGCTGCACGGTCGAGCGAGCAGTCTGCACTGAGCAGAATTTTGCATGAGACTGCCAC gaaTGTGGTTGATGTGAGTGCGATGAGTCCTCATAGTATTGAGCAACAGGAATACATGGACAGAGCAAGACAGTACAA GACTAGGATGTCATCATTTACTGGCAGCGGAAGCTTCATAGCTCCAGTTAGTCTACCAGACACTGGCCTCTCACCTTATGAAGTTCTGTCAAAGCCTCCTGTATCGTCAAGTGATATAAGATTT ATCCAAGATGCTTCAACTCATGTCACTGCTTCATTAGTTCAATTCGAAGTGAAGCAGACTGAGCCACTCGTTGTGCCATTTGGTGTTGCATAA
- the LOC134189355 gene encoding leucine-rich repeat-containing protein 51-like: MSKKGKTTAQPVVDASNKSSSPLSFSFKGISKMEEFTDEEPRTAPSARSPKASQILNQIDGSPKYRTNAIRLNNNTLSDIGNFGEVVEQLLSQPSALSWIDLSFNSLATIDEVLLQYPNVTVLYLHANSITKLSEVDKLAKLEKLKSLTLHGNPIESAKGYREYVLSILPQLKTFDFSGVTKSDRARATSWKQIYGNKPHSKKKLNET, translated from the exons ATGAGCAAAAAAGGAAAAACGACGGCACAACCAGTAGTCGATGCGAGTAACAAGAGCAGTTCACCTCTCAGTTTCTCATTCAAAGGCATCAGCAAGATGGAAG AATTTACTGATGAAGAACCTAGAACGGCCCCATCGGCTAGATCACCCAAG GCCAGTCAGATATTAAATCAAATTGACGGCTCGCCCAAATATCGTACTAATGCTATAAGACTAAATAACAACACTCTATCGGACATCGGGAACTTTGGAGAAGTCGTGGAGCAACTACTGTCTCAACCTAGCGCGCTATCTTGGATAGATCTGTCGTTCAACAGCCTAGCAACCATAGACGAG gttCTCTTGCAGTATCCTAATGTCACTGTCCTATATCTCCATGCCAACAGTATTACAAAACTATCAGAGGTCGACAAGCTTGCAAAACTCGAAAAGTTGAAATCGCTCACACTGCATGGGAATCCCATAGAGAGTGCCAAGGGGTACAGAGAGTACGTTCTGTCGATTCTACCACAGTTGAAGACATTCGATTTCAGTGGCGTCACCAAATCAGATCGAGCACGCGCAACATCGTGGAAACAAATATATGGGAATAAGCCACACAGCAAAAAGAAGTTGAATGAAACGTGA